The Clarias gariepinus isolate MV-2021 ecotype Netherlands chromosome 4, CGAR_prim_01v2, whole genome shotgun sequence genome window below encodes:
- the LOC128519985 gene encoding serine/threonine-protein kinase pim-1-like, which translates to MADIVRLLFRGYRRLRKTHGRVKKQENWCLPLAKLLCSNVKKDEHREDVLNLGTEFVSRRRWFYAAHICYVIGQMELRLQQRFKLIGCNSCPDSDSALIKALETVEVHEFVLSLTSGLGQPDHQFCELLLRGEAEKPEWLKLHREKAPRTPPAAKPLHAGASWTQISKQEFLSHYTVGTLLGSGSFGSVYDGTRKADGKRVAVKYTFKKTRFVTIPGEARRLPVEVALMEMVSRPPRCEYVVKLLEWFETHSSFVLVMERPFPCTDLLNFRKLHKGRLPEPVAQTVTGQLVRAARHCCNCGVIHRDIKSENVLVNLLTMEVKLIDFGCGDLLKAEPYSENAGTPVFWPPEWLLHQTYSAVPASVWSLGVLLFQMLSGDLPFKEDEDIVDSYVPFIPGLSQDCYNLLMWCLDLIPDDRPAFEEILSHDWLKRSG; encoded by the exons ATGGCAGATATCGTCAGGCTCCTCTTCAGAGGCTACAGACGCCTGAGGAAAACA CATGGACGTGTAAAGAAACAGGAGAACTGGTGTCTCCCTCTGGCGAAGCTTTTATGCTCCAACGTTAAAAAAGACGAGCACAGAGAAGACGTTCTTAACCTGGGAACAGAGTTCG tctccAGAAGAAGATGGTTCTATGCAGCACATATCTGctatgtgattggtcagatggagCTGAGATTACAGCAAAGATTTAAACTGATTGGATGTAAcag TTGCCCAGACAGTGACTCCGCCCTGATCAAGGCGTTGGAGACAGTCGAGGTCCATGAGTTCGTCCTGTCTCTGACCTCAGGACTCGGACAGCCAGACCACCAG TTCTGTGAGCTGCTGCTCCGAGGGGAAGCAGAGAAACCCGAGTGGCTCAAACTTCACCGAGAGAAAGCACCTCGCACTCCCCCCGCGGCTAAACCGCTGCACGCCGGCGCATCATGGACTCAGATCTCAAAAC aggaGTTCCTGTCTCACTACACTGTTGGAACTCTGCTGGGGAGCGGATCCTTCGGCTCTGTCTATGATGGAACGCGGAAAGCAGACGGGAAGCGG GTTGCCGTGAAGTATACCTTTAAAAAGACTCGCTTCGTCACCATC CCCGGCGAGGCGCGCAGGCTGCCTGTGGAGGTGGCGCTAATGGAGATGGTGTCCAGACCTCCTCGCTGTGAGTATGTGGTGAAGTTGCTGGAGTGGTTTGAGACGCACAGTTCGTTCGTCTTGGTGATGGAGCGCCCCTTCCCCTGCACAGACCTTTTAAATTTCCGTAAACTTCACAAAGGTCGATTACCCGAACCGGTGGCTCAGACGGTCACGGGGCAGTTGGTTCGAGCCGCTCGTCACTGCTGTAATTGTGGAGTTATTCACCGAGACATCAAGTCTGAGAATGTTCTCGTCAATCTTCTGACGATGGAGGTGAAGCTGATAGACTTCGGCTGTGGAGATTTGCTGAAGGCCGAGCCCTACTCAGAGAACGCGG GGACTCCAGTTTTCTGGCCTCCTGAGTGGTTGCTCCACCAAACGTATTCCGCTGTCCCTGCCAGCGTCTGGAGTCTGGGTGTTCTTCTGTTCCAGATGCTCAGTGGAGACCTGCCCTTTAAAGAAGACGAGGACATTGTCGACTCCTACGTGCCGTTCATTCCTGGTCTGTCTCAAG ATTGCTACAACCTGTTAATGTGGTGCCTGGATCTAATCCCAGATGATCGGCCGGCGTTCGAGGAAATCCTGAGCCACGACTGGCTAAAAAGGTCAGGGTGA
- the rps9 gene encoding 40S ribosomal protein S9 codes for MPVARTWVCSKTYVTPRRPFEKSRLDQELKLIGEYGLRNKREVWRVKFTLAKIRKAARELLTLDEKDPRRLFEGNALLRRLVRIGVLDEGKMKLDYILGLKVEDFLERRLQTQVFKLGLAKSIHHARVLIRQRHIRVRKQVVNIPSFVVRLDSQKHIDFSLRSPYGGGRPGRVKRKNAKKGQGGAGGGDDEEED; via the exons ATGCCGGTTGCCCGCACTTGGGTGTGCAGTAAGACATACGTCACTCCACGTCGTCCCTTCGAGAAGTCCCGTCTCGACCAGGAGCTTAAGCTCATCG GTGAGTATGGTCTGAGGAATAAGCGTGAGGTCTGGAGGGTGAAGTTCACTCTGGCTAAAATCCGTAAAGCTGCCAGAGAGCTGCTCACCCTGGACGAGAAGGACCCCAGGCGTCTCTTCGAGG GTAATGCCCTGCTGAGGCGTCTGGTGCGTATTGGTGTGCTGGATGAAGGGAAGATGAAGCTCGATTACATCCTGGGCCTGAAGGTGGAAGACTTCCTGGAGCGCAGGCTGCAGACGCAGGTCTTCAAACTCGGCTTGGCCAAGAGCATCCACCATGCCCGTGTCCTCATTCGCCAGAGACACATCCG CGTCCGTAAGCAGGTGGTGAACATCCCGTCGTTCGTGGTGCGTTTGGACAGTCAGAAGCACATCGACTTCTCTCTGCGCTCTCCATACGGAGGAGGACGTCCTGGCCGTGTCAAGAGAAAGAACGCCAAGAAGGGCCAGGGTGGAGCTGGAGGAGGAGACGACGAAGAGGAGGATTAA